In the Fibrobacter sp. genome, CACTTCGAAGGACAGGGACATCTTATCTTGCTTGAGAATATCAACGATTTTCATGATGTGGAATATAGGAATTTTTGTAAAGCCTTGTGTAGAGCGAAAATTTGTATAGGTAGCGATAGGTTCAACCTATAACGGGAGGTGAGGCGGGATTCCACTGTGCCATGCACAGTGGCCACGGCCTGCGCTCGGTCCGGGATTTGTGGCGGATTCAGCAAGCCTTACGACTTGCTGCAGTTTCTGCGGCTCGGCTATGTGATATAATCATGATTTTGTCGAGGCGGGATTCCACTGTGCCCTGCACAGTGGCCACGGCCTGCGCTCGGTCATGGGCAAGCTAGCTTGCCCACGACACTCGCTTAGCACGTGGTCGAACCAGTAGCTTCTTTCGTGCCTGACATATGAAAAAGGACCACCCTAATGGGTGGTCCTTTTTCATAGTCGAGGCGGGATTCGAACCCACGACCCTCTGCTTAGAAGGCAGATGCTCTATCCAACTGAGCTACTCGACCATCACGTTCTTCAACGTGGGGGTGAATATAGCAAAAAGAATCAAACTCATCAACTGACCTACAAAGAAACCTTCATGTTTGAACAAAGCAAAAAAGCCACCCCGCAGGGTGGACTTTTCTATCTCAAAGCTTTAGCTCTACTTCTTGAGAATTTCCTTGATCTTCGCCCTCATGTGGTTCATGTTGGACTCGGTCAAGGTTTCATAGCGGTAGAAGGTACCGTCCTTGTTCACCAGGTAGACAACCGGAATATAGCCTGTACCGTAGGCGGGAGCAAACTTGTAATCTGCATCCTGGAACACAGGAATGGTCACCTTGTACTGGTCGATGAAAAGACGAATATCGTTCTTCTTGATGCCGCCACCAAGACCGATGGCAATACCAGTGAGGCCATCCTTTTCATATTCCTTCATCAAGTTCTGGATTTCGGGCATGTGGCGCTGGCAGTGAGGGCACTTGGGGCTGAAGTAGTAAATCAGCAAGGGGCGGTTAGAAAAGTGGCTAAAGAGAATTCCCGGATCGCTGACACCTGTCAAGGGCTTGGAAAAATCCATTTTCATGGGCTGGTTGGTGGTAGAATCCTGCATTAATTGAACATTGGCCATTTCGGGTTCCGTACCCACCTGGGCACAGGAAATGCTAGCAACCAATGCCAAGGCACTCAAAACTTTACAAGCAAGACGCATTAAAAACTCCTAAAGAACTTAGACAGTCTAATCCAAACATTTGCAAACTTTTACGGAGTGTAAAATATGAAATATTTGAAAAAAAAGTGCTGTTATAGCAAGAAAAACGTGTTTTATGTGAATTTTTGCATAAAAACACAGCCTACAGAAATTTTACAAGCTGTAAGTCGTGGTCACTGAATAGTGAGGTTCTCCCTTACGGGCGCCATTTACGGGGATGCTCACATCCAGCTTGTTGATTAAACGGCTGATAGACTTGGTCTGGGCAAAGCGGGCTCCAAAACCAACCACGTAGATCAAATCCTTGCGGTTAATGTCGTCAAATTCCCAGGCGGTTTCGCCAGCGCTACCGAACACAACAAATACCGGAACCAGGGTGGCCAATTCAAAGTTAGGGAAATAACGCTGTTCAACCATGCCATAGACCCTGGCCTGGCCGGCGTAGAACCCGGTGGGGAATCCTACAAAGCCATCGGTTCCGCCTAAGGTCAACTGATAACCCAACCTGGTATCTTCGTAAAAGTCCGCCTGACCCGACAGCGCCGTCGAGAATGCGTTAGACGGATGGAAGACATATTCGCCATAGATCTTGCCGTAATAATCATGCTTGTTGCCATGATCCAGATAGAAGCGGGATTCGGACTTTAGGACAAGATGATGCATGTCTCGGCCCAAGTACATATTGGCCCAGAAGTCCAGACGGATGTCATTGTCTGCAGCACCAATCTGTTCGTAGTTCTTGGAAACCTGGGCCTTGAGGCTATAGCCTTTTTCCACGTCCTCGGTCCACTTGACGTTATGGTAGTTGCGGATTTTTTCGTAACGGATATTGGAAAGCATGAGGTACAGGCCCAAACGTGAATCCGTACGTTCTGGTAGCCAGTCGTTCCAAGCACTTGCAGAATCGATTGCGTAGACCCCTTCCCCATCGGTA is a window encoding:
- a CDS encoding TlpA family protein disulfide reductase gives rise to the protein MRLACKVLSALALVASISCAQVGTEPEMANVQLMQDSTTNQPMKMDFSKPLTGVSDPGILFSHFSNRPLLIYYFSPKCPHCQRHMPEIQNLMKEYEKDGLTGIAIGLGGGIKKNDIRLFIDQYKVTIPVFQDADYKFAPAYGTGYIPVVYLVNKDGTFYRYETLTESNMNHMRAKIKEILKK